In Felis catus isolate Fca126 chromosome E1, F.catus_Fca126_mat1.0, whole genome shotgun sequence, the following proteins share a genomic window:
- the HCRT gene encoding orexin: MNPPSTKVPWAAVTLLLLLLLLPPALLSPGAAAQPLPDCCRQKTCSCRLYELLHGAGNHAAGILTLGKRRPGPPGLQGRLQRLLQASGNHAAGILTMGRRAGAEPAPRPCPGRRCPALAAPSAAPGGRSGV, from the exons ATGAACCCTCCCTCTACAAAG GTCCCCTGGGCCGCCGTgacgctgctgctgctgctgcttttgctACCGCCCGCGCTCCTGTCGCCGGGAGCGGCAGCGCAGCCCCTGCCCGACTGTTGCCGCCAGAAGACGTGCTCCTGCCGCCTCTACGAGCTGCTGCACGGCGCGGGCAACCACGCGGCCGGCATCCTCACGCTGGGCAAGCGGCGGCCGGgaccccctggcctccagggccgGCTGCAGCGCCTCCTGCAGGCCAGCGGCAACCACGCAGCCGGCATCCTGACCATGGGCCGCCGCGCAGGCGCAGAGCCAGCGCCGCGCCCCTGCCCCGGGCGTAGATGTCCCGCCCTGGCCGCTCCCTCTGCGGCGCCTGGGGGAAGGTCTGGAGTCTGA
- the KCNH4 gene encoding potassium voltage-gated channel subfamily H member 4 encodes MPVMKGLLAPQNTFLDTIATRFDGTHSNFLLANAQGPRGFPIVYCSDGFCELTGYGRTEVMQKTCSCRFLYGPETSEPALQRLHKALEGHQEHRAEICFYRKDGSAFWCLLDMMPIKNEMGEVVLFLFSFKDITQSGGPGLGPSGGHGDSNHENSGGFGRRGASSRLRSARRQSRTVLHRLTGHFGRRGQGGMKTNNNVFEPKPSVPEYKVASVGGSRCLLLHYSVPKAVWDGLILLATFYVAVTVPYNVCFLGDDDTPITSRHTLVSDIAVEMLFILDIILNFRTTYVSQSGQVVSAPRSIGLHYLATWFFVDLIAALPFDLLYVFNITVTSLVHLLKTVRLLRLLRLLQKLERYSQCSAVVLTLLMSVFALLAHWMACIWYVIGRREMEANDPLLWDIGWLHELGKRLEEPYVNGSAGGPSRRSAYIAALYFTLSSLTSVGFGNVCANTDAEKIFSICTMLIGALMHAVVFGNVTAIIQRMYSRRSLYHRRMKDLKDFIRVHRLPRPLKQRMLESFQTTWAVNSGIDANELLRDFPDELRADIAMHLNREILQLPLFAAASRGCLRALSLHIKTSFCAPGEYLLRRGDALQAHYYVCSGSLEVLRDNMVLAILGKGDLIGADIPEPGQEPGSGAVPSCVLKTSADVKALTYCGLQQLSSRGLAEVLRLYPEYGAAFRAGLPRDLTFNLRQGSDTNGLSRFSRSPRLSQPRSESLGSSSDKTLPSITEAETGVESGGGSRPRRPLLLPNLSPARPRGSLVSLLGEELPPFSALVSSPSLSPFPSPALAGRGHSPSPHGPPRGSAAWKPPQLLIPPLGTFGPPDLSPRIVDGIEDSGSTAEAPTFRFSRRHEHARPCSQAPPSGTRPSQELATEAEEMKEKVCRLNQEISRLNQEVSQLSRELRHIMGLLQARLGPPVHPVVSARLPDPPGPQLRPPRISPCLSGPPPSLQDTTFAEVHCPASVGTAEMGAAPSNLRLSVLSPFPSEPEPLGPSPVPEAPSPTPSLMQHSFRSRSDTFH; translated from the exons ATGCCGGTCATGAAGGGGTTGCTGGCCCCGCAAAACACCTTTCTGGACACCATCGCCACCCGCTTCGACGGCACTC ACAGCAACTTCCTGCTGGCCAACGCACAGGGCCCACGGGGCTTTCCCATTGTGTACTGCTCTGACGGATTCTGTGAGCTCACAGGCTACGGCCGTACCGAGGTCATGCAGAAAACTTGCAGCTGCCGCTTCCTCTACGGTCCGGAGACCAGCGAGCCAGCACTGCAAAGGCTGCACAAGGCCCTGGAGGGCCATCAGGAGCACCGGGCTGAAATCTGCTTCTATCGAAAGGATG GCTCAGCCTTTTGGTGCCTCTTGGACATGATGCCCATCAAGAATGAGATGGGAGAGGTCgtgcttttcctcttttccttcaagGACATCACTCAGAGTGGAGGCCCAGGACTTGGCCCCTCAGGAGGCCATGGTGACAGTAATCATG AAAACTCGGGCGGTTTTGGTAGGAGGGGAGCCAGCTCAAGACTTCGATCTGCCAGGAGGCAGAGCCGTACTGTCCTACACCGGCTGACTGGACATTTTGGCCGCCGGGGCCAGGGAGGCATGAAAACCAATAAT AACGTGTTTGAGCCAAAGCCATCAGTGCCCGAGTACAAGGTGGCCTCCGTGGGGGGGTCCCGCTGCCTCCTCCTCCACTACAGCGTCCCCAAGGCCGTGTGGGACGGCCTCATCCTCCTCGCCACCTTCTACGTTGCGGTCACCGTTCCCTACAATGTCTGCTTCTTGGGCGATGATGACACCCCCATCACTTCCCGACACACCCTTGTCAGCGACATCGCCGTGGAGATGCTCTTCATCCTGG ATATCATCCTGAACTTCCGCACCACCTATGTGTCCCAGTCCGGCCAGGTGGTCTCTGCTCCTCGTTCCATCGGTCTTCACTACCTGGCCACCTGGTTCTTCGTTGACCTTATTGCTGCTCTGCCTTTTGACCTGCTTTATGTCTTCAACATCACCGTG ACATCGCTGGTGCACCTTCTGAAGACGGTGCGGCTGCTGCGGCTGCTGCGGCTGCTGCAGAAGCTGGAGCGATACTCACAGTGCAGCGCCGTGGTCCTCACACTGCTCATGTCCGTCTTCGCGCTCCTCGCCCACTGGATGGCCTGCATCTGGTACGTCATCGGGCGCCGGGAGATGGAGGCCAATGACCCGCTGCTTTGGGACATCG gctggtTGCACGAGCTGGGCAAGCGGCTGGAGGAGCCCTACGTCAATGGCTCGGCGGGCGGCCCGTCGCGGCGCAGTGCCTACATCGCTGCCCTCTACTTCACGCTGAGCAGCCTCACCAGCGTGGGCTTCGGCAACGTGTGCGCCAACACCGACGCGGAGAAGATCTTCTCCATCTGCACCATGCTCATAGGCG CGCTGATGCACGCCGTGGTGTTCGGGAACGTGACGGCCATCATCCAGCGCATGTACTCGCGCCGTTCACTCTACCACCGCCGCATGAAGGACCTCAAGGACTTCATCCGTGTGCACCGCCTGCCGCGGCCGCTCAAGCAGCGCATGCTCGAGTCCTTCCAGACCACGTGGGCTGTCAACAGCGGCATCGACGCCAACGAG TTACTGCGTGACTTCCCAGACGAGCTGAGAGCTGACATCGCTATGCACCTGAATCGGGAGATCCTGCAGCTGCCGCTGTTTGCAGCAGCGAGCAGAGGCTGCCTGCGGGCCCTCTCCCTGCACATCAAGACCTCGTTCTGCGCTCCAGGCGAGTACCTGTTGCGCCGTGGGGACGCCCTGCAGGCACACTACTACGTCTGCTCCGGCTCGCTTGAGGTGCTTCGAGACAACATGGTGCTGGCCATCCTGG GGAAGGGGGACCTGATTGGGGCAGATATCCCTGAGCCGGGGCAGGAGCCTGGGTCAGGGGCAGTCCCAAGCTGCGTGCTGAAGACCAGCGCTGACGTGAAGGCACTGACCTACTGTGGCCTGCAGCAGCTGAGCAGCAGAGGGCTGGCTGAGGTCCTGAGACTCTATCCTGAGTACGGGGCTGCCTTCCGGGCTGGCCTGCCCCGGGACCTCACCTTCAACCTGCGCCAGGGCTCTGACACCAAT GGCCTCAGCCGCTTTTCCAGATCTCCTCGCCTCTCCCAG CCCCGCTCTGAAAGCCTTGGCTCCTCCTCAGACAAGACCCTACCATCCATCACAGAGGCCGAGActggggtggagtctgggggtgGTTCCAGGCCCCGCCGGCCCCTCCTGCTGCCCAACCTCAGCCCAGCGCGGCCCCGGGGCTCCCTGGTCAGCCTCTTGGGCGAGGAGCTGCCCCCATTCTCAGCCCttgtctcctccccttccctgtccccattcccttcccctgccctggcTGGCCGGGGCCACAGCCCCTCCCCTCATGGCCCCCCCAGGGGTTCTGCTGCCTGGAAGCCCCCCCAGCTTCTCATTCCCCCACTGGGAACCTTTGGACCTCCGGACCTCAGTCCCCG GATAGTGGATGGCATTGAGGACTCTGGCAGCACAGCGGAGGCCCCTACCTTTCGGTTCAGCAGGAGGCATGAGCACGCTAGGCCCTGCTCACAGGCCCCTCCTTCAG GGACCAGGCCCAGCCAGGAACTGGCCACTGAGGCTGAGGAGATGAAGGAAAAGGTCTGCAGGCTAAACCAGGAG ATCTCCCGCCTCAACCAGGAAGTGTCTCAGCTGAGCCGGGAGCTTCGACACATCATGGGCCTGCTACAGGCTAGGCTGGGGCCCCCAGTCCACCCAGTAGTCTCGGCTCGGCTCCCAGACCCTCCTGGTCCCCAGCTGAGGCCTCCACGCATCTCACCCTGTCTATCTGGACCACCGCCCAGCCTCCAGGATACTACTTTTGCTGAGGTCCACTGCCCAGCCAGTGTGGGGACAGCAGAGATGGGGGCCGCCCCCTCCAACCTGAGGCTCTCCGTGctgtcccccttcccctcagAGCCTGAGCCTCTGGGACCTTCCCCAGTGCCAGAGGCCCCATCCCCGACCCCAAGCCTCATGCAGCACAGCTTTCGGTCCAGGTCAGACACGTTCCACTGA